TCCTCGAAGCCGTGCCGGCGGATCGCCGTATCGACCTCATTGGCGCCGGCATCGACGAAACGGCCGCCTTCTTCGAGCGGATAAGGCTCTATGTCGGCAATGATTCCGGCCTCATGCATCTCGCCGCCGCCGCCGGTGCGCCGACCATCGGCCTTTTCGGGCCGAGCGACGACGCCATCTATGCGCCCTGGGGTCCGAAAACCGTCGCCGTCCGCGTGCCTCGCGCGCTGGGCGAGGTGAGGGCGGCGGAAGACACCGAGAAGGGTTGGCATAGCCGCTCCCATATGGAAGACCTCGCGGTCGAAACCGTCCTCGACGCAGCCCACGCCCTGCTGGCACAAACAGGCGCGAGCGGCCAGAATGCCGTGCCTGTCCCGGAAAAAGGAAATCCTTCGTGAGCATGACCTACGATCTCGTCTTCCGCGGCGGCACCATCGTCAATCATGACGGCACCGGCCTCGCCGATGTCGCGATAAAGGACGGCCGCATCGCCGCCATCGGCGATCTCTCCCGCGCCAGCGCGGCGGAAACGGTCGACGTGAAAGGCCTGCACATTCTTCCCGGCGTCGTCGACAGCCAGGTCCATCTCCGCGAGCCCGGCAACGAGCACAAGGAAGACCTCGCCTCCGGCGGCCGCGCCGCCGCGCTCGGCGGCGTCACGTCGGTCTTCGAAATGCCGAACACCGCGCCGCCGACGACAAATCCCGACGCCATCACCGACAAGGTCAATCGCGCGCGCCACCGCATGTATTGCGACTTCGCCTTCTATGGCGGCGCCACCACGCAGAATGTCGACATCCTCGCCGATATCGAGCGGACGCCCGGCTGCTGCGGCATCAAGGTCTTCATGGGCTCCTCCACCGGCACATTGCTCGTTGAAAAGGACGAGGACGTGCTGCGTGTGCTGAAGGCGATCAATCGCCGTGCCGCTTTCCATTCGGAAGACGAGTTCCGCCTGCGCGAGCGCCGCGAGCTGGCGCTGCTCGGCCATGTCGAGACGCATCATGTCTGGCGCGACGCCGAAGCCGCCCTTCTCTGCACCACGCGCGTTCTCCGTCTCGCGCGCGAAGCCGGCAAGCGCATCCATGTGCTGCACATTTCGACCGCCGATGAAATGCCGATCCTCGCGCAGAACAAGGACATCGCCACCGTCGAAGTCACGCCTCAGCACCTGACGCTCGCCGCGCCCGAATGCTACGAGGCGCTCGGCACGCTGGCGCAGATGAACCCGCCCATCCGCGGC
Above is a window of Parvibaculum lavamentivorans DS-1 DNA encoding:
- a CDS encoding dihydroorotase; translated protein: MSMTYDLVFRGGTIVNHDGTGLADVAIKDGRIAAIGDLSRASAAETVDVKGLHILPGVVDSQVHLREPGNEHKEDLASGGRAAALGGVTSVFEMPNTAPPTTNPDAITDKVNRARHRMYCDFAFYGGATTQNVDILADIERTPGCCGIKVFMGSSTGTLLVEKDEDVLRVLKAINRRAAFHSEDEFRLRERRELALLGHVETHHVWRDAEAALLCTTRVLRLAREAGKRIHVLHISTADEMPILAQNKDIATVEVTPQHLTLAAPECYEALGTLAQMNPPIRGHEHRAGLWEGLAAGIVDVLGSDHAPHTIEEKEQTYPKSPSGMPGVQTLVPVMLNHVNEGRLSLQRFVDLTSAGPQRIFGMSRKGRLAVGYDADLTIVDMSAERTIEDKWIASKCGWTPYNGMKVKGWPIGTVVRGHRAMWEDELHAEATGEPITFVENLPRH